TAAGCTGCATAAGGATGAGGATGTCACGGTCTGGAAATCATTTCTTCACAGCTTTAAGCAGAACTTCATTCAGGCGACAGCCATCTGGGCTGTGCTGGCCGCAGTGGGAGCCCTTCTTTTCATAGAAGGAAGATGGCTTCTCCTGTCGGGCAGCAGTTCCTCCATGTTCCTTTCCTACGGCCTGATTGGTATCGGGCTGATCGCGGGAGTGCTGCTGCTTTATATATTTCCGGTCATCGCTGCATTTTCCAATACCCTGGGAAAGCTGGCCGGCCATGCGTTTTATTTTGCTTTTCATAAGCCGGGATACTTAATCGCCACGGCGGCCATTACATGCCTTCCCATGTACTTTACCATGATGGATGCGAAGCTTTTCCCAGTCTATCTTCTGATCTGGCTCATGTGCGGGTTTTCACTGACGGCTTACGGCAATGCATGGTTTTA
This is a stretch of genomic DNA from Anaerotignum faecicola. It encodes these proteins:
- a CDS encoding DUF624 domain-containing protein — its product is KLHKDEDVTVWKSFLHSFKQNFIQATAIWAVLAAVGALLFIEGRWLLLSGSSSSMFLSYGLIGIGLIAGVLLLYIFPVIAAFSNTLGKLAGHAFYFAFHKPGYLIATAAITCLPMYFTMMDAKLFPVYLLIWLMCGFSLTAYGNAWFYLRLFQPHLKTAEAGSSASDTLQPESGQ